The DNA segment aagtataatataatcaattatttacatGAAACCATATATTATTGTCATCACTTTTCTATTCacatgttttagaaaaaaaatataagatgaattgtatatatatatttttcacttttcaacCTACTAAACTATTCTTgacaaatctttttcttttttagtggtcaactagttttttttcttcttcttaccACTTTTTTCACGTTTACAACgagaaatcaaacacatttCAAAGCTTTATGTGCTATATGTGATAAATTGGAAATAGAGGGagtgaagataaaaaaaaaaaacaaagagaacaaataaaaaaagataatattggCCAATTAGGATAAGGCTTTGACTTAAtgagaaggagagagaaaaataaaacaggACCAATCACGTGGCTTTTAATATTGGTCAGTACGAAGCATTTATTCAATTACACTCTCCATAggtcaaaaaattaatatacaaaaatattaaaagaaataaagaaacacaGGAAATGTTAAATTCATGTTCAAAATCTTTTTACATCTTCATAAATTACAATTCAACAAATTGACAGAATccgtaaaagaaaaaacaaataaacagaaTGAGAACAGTGAAAGAAAAGCATATAAACcctttttgtatttatttattttttctctttttcggAGTTTCTGGTTCCCCACTTGTTAATGCATTTCATAAATCTCTTTCATATTGTCACCATTTCAACTTTATTCTGTAACTTTAcgccaaaaagaaaaaaaaaaagaagctttaTTAATGTATAGCTACCATTCAAAGCTTTCACGTTCAAATTTGATTTAGAGTTTTCATTTTCAGCctttactctttcttttttaattgcgaatttttgtttattttttactttttattccaTTTAAGGGTTTGTGTTAATCTACTGCATCAAGATTCAATCAAAGAAATTCGATTAATGATTAcgtaattaagaaaaaaaaaattaaattaacggcaattttatgaaaaaaaaaaaactgtatttCCTCCGAAAATAATTATGAGTATGACGGCTGTCGGCGGAGATAAGTAAacgcattaaaaaaaattatgctaatttaaaagttaattaaataacCAAGAGAGAGCTATAGAATTCAACGAGAACCATCATAAagtttatatctattatttattatttattagtagTAATGAACGTTGAAAGTTTTAATTAATGAGTTAACCATATAATGTATTTTTCCACATTATCAATTCACTTTCTTATATTTAGATAGTTTTAAAGTCTAAACTGTCATTATCAGAAGCCATTAAGAAATTAGGAAACagcttttaaacaaattattatatcagTGTAAGAGAATAAATGTTATACTCagattgtaattaaataattagcAGATTAATATGTTCTGGGGCACATGGTTTGTAACAGATgaaattatagtaaaatatttaataaaatacagaATCAGTAATATTTATtgtgttaatttgaatttatagttttaattaggtaccaaaaaattattagtttttttaagtaatatataaaccTACTTTTTTTAACTGTATTTCCAACCAAACCAGGCTTTCTCTGTCTTTCGTCCTCCCATGATGGCTATGGTTATTGTTTTGTCTGCATTCGCAgctctatttttattatattttgttaaacccttttaattatttttaaataatactttttaaaatatttaattctttctgagtatttttatttttccttattaACAGAATAAGAGTGTGTACGTAGAAGTCCCATCAGTATTGTTTGGTAGGAATTGTTGATGCAAAATATCAACCAAAAAAAGGAGAGACAAGGTAGTATTCATGCTATTATCCAAGTCTTCATACTTTGTAAAAATTtgtcttatatattatttttcattaattacaaGAACTGGAAAATAAATGAACACGTTGGTTCCATGGATcttaaaaaatctctttaagcACCACgacatttgaaaatgaatatgCTTGAAAGCGAGTGAATGATTCTTTTCTTGAACCCAAGACACAGTAACTTCCCCTCTTCAGCTGTTCATGTTCCAATGTTTCAGAACAGCACTGTTCTGTTCTAAGCTTTGAGGTAACCTCAGATATTCTCTTCTTCCTAACGTGTTATCTAGGTTTCTCAGACATATTatattggtttttattttatatcattatcatttattaatgaataaattaaacatgTGGGTTTAATTTAACTTCTCCAAAGCACCTACCTTTATTATATGCTTTCAGTGGCTTATCTTTTGGAATTTCTGGGTATGATTGGATTACTTTGATTTGTGGTTCATTCATGCATATTTAGAATCACCAAAAGTATGAACAtggactttttctttttgagtgAGGAATCCTAGTCTTCTAGGCTCAAGCACCCAAGATATAGATAGAATCTTTGTGTTCATGGAGCATGAGCTGTTCTTCCTTGTTGTTCCAACTACGATGCTGCTTACTTATATTTACTTTTGTGCTGTTTCTGAAATGGTTTTGGCACATGGTTGGTGTGCTTAGTTCTCTGAGCAGAATGGTGGTATAAACTGAAGAACTGAAGCCGAAAGTTGCTTACTTTGAAGGAAGATCCTCTTGGGAGCATGGCTATGGGGAGAACACTGTTCCTCTTTGTTTTGTGCTTGTGGATTCCCCTGGAAGTGGTGGGGAGGAAAGAACCCTCTTCACCTACCAGTGTGGATTCCTCTGTTTCTTCAAGACCGAAGGTTGTGAAATTTGGAGCCCTCTTTCCTATGGATTCTGTCATTGGAAGATCTGCTTTACCTGCAATTTTGGCTGCTGTTAAAGATGTTAATTCTAGCACGAGCATTCTCCCTGGCATTGACCTGCAAGTCATTTTGCACAGCACAAATTGCAGTGCGTTTCTTGCAACAATGGAAGGTATTTGCCATTGCCAAAGCTTGAAATTTCAGCAGCTATCTCTTTCACCGATTggttttacttaaatttaaccTCAACACTTTTTTGTTTGTTCATGAAATCCTCTCTTTGGGGAAGGGGTAAGAGTAAATAGGCTTGATTAATCTTGTTGATGATGTAGCTCTGCAATTGATGGAGAATGATGTGGTTGCTGTTGTTGGTCCACTGTCATCTGGAACAGCTCATATAATCTCTCATGTTGTTAATGAACTCCATGTACCTCTTCTGTCGTTTGGGGCCACTGACCCCACTCTTTCTTCTCTGCAGTACCCATATTTTATCCGCACTACTCAGAACGACTATTTTCAGATGTATGCAGTTTCAGCCTTTATTAATTATCACAGATGGAGGGAGGTAATTGCCATCTATGTAGATGATGACAATGGCAGGAATGGAATTTCTGTATTGGGTGATGCACTGTCGAAGAAACGTTCCAAGATCTCTTACAAGGCTGCTTTTTCTCCTGGGGCCTCAGAAAGTGATATCAGTGACTTATTGAATGAAGTGAACTTGATGGAATCGCGGGTCTATGTTCTGCATGTGAATCCTGATACTGGTTTAGCAATTTTCTCCATTGCCAAGAAGCTCGGAATGATGGGCAGTGGCTATGTTTGGATTGCAACAGATTGGCTTCCTTCAGTGCTGGATTCCTCAGAGTCACCTGACCCTGACACAATGAATCTCTTACAAGGGATTGTGGCTTTTCGTCATCACATTCCTGACACTGATCTCAAGGAGAATCTTCTCTCCAGCTTGAAAAGCCAAAGGGCCAAAGAGACCGTAAGCTTCAATTCTTATGCATTTTATGCTTATGATTCTGTTTGGTTAGCAGCTCGTGCTCTTGATGCTTATCTCAATGAAGGGGGAAACATTTCTTTCTCTAGTGACCCTAAGTTGCAAGACACAAATGGAAGCTTGTTGCATTTAGCTTCACTTCGTACATTTGATGGTGGTCCACAGTTTCTCCAGACAATTTTGGGAATGAACTTCACTGGTGTGAGTGGTCAAATTGAGTTTGACATGGACAAGAATCGAGTTCATCCAGCATATGAAATTCTCAATATTGGTGGTAGTGGATCCCGTAGAATTGGTTACTGGTCTAATCATTCTGGTCTGACAGTTGTAGCTCCTGAAACTTTATATCtgaaaaaatcatcaaacacaTCTTTGATGAGAAATCAACAACTTTACAGTGTGATATGGCCTGGAGAGATTACAACTACACCAAGAGGGTGGGTGTTTCCCAACAATGGACAACCACTTAGGATAGCAGTTCCTAACAGAGTGAGCTACAAGGACTTTGTTTCTAAGGACAACAACCCGCCAGGGGTACAAGGCTATTGCATTGACGTTTTTGAAGCAGCCTTGAAATTGTTGCCTTACCCTGTCCCACGAAAATACATGTTATTTGGAAATGGTGTAAGGAATCCTAGCTACAACGAGCTTGTGGAACAAGTTGCACAAAATGTGAGTTTCTAAATCTTATATTGTTACCATTGAtaattgggttaaatatattttcagtcCTTAAGTTTTGATACGGAATTGGAAGCCGTTTTTGTTccaaactttgatatattttgattttcaaactcTAGAAATGAATAGATGTAGTCTTCATAATCCAACTGCGTTAAAATTTGTGTCAAACAACGTTTCAGGTTAATACATTTAAGTTGTTTTGACACTTAAAATACTAGTCTGGAACGTTATTTAACATGTAACATCGTAAAGCTAAGAGAGTTATATCCATTTTTTCTAAAGTTTGGGACCAATATGTATCAAACTTTGAGACCggatcaaatttcaattttgtatcTAAGTTTAgagattacaaaaatatttaacctGGATAATTTACTTATAATCTTAAAGGACGGTGATTAGCGATAATGTGGGAAATTGATCCTTTCCTTAATATGGTTTTCAAATTCTGATAGTTTTGCTAATTTGGTGTCCTTTACTTGTTTAGAACTTTGATGCAGCTGTTGGAGATGTTACAATTGTCACAAATAGGACAAGGATTGTGGATTTTACTCAACCTTTCATGCCATCAGggcttgttgttgttgttccttTTAAAGAGCAGAAATCAAGCCCTTGGTCTTTCCTTCAGCCATTCACTACTGAAATGTGGTGTGTCACTggtgctttctttctttttgttggaAGTGTTGTATGGATTCTTGAGCACAGGCTCAATCCTGAGTTCCGGGGCTCACCGAGGAAACAACTTATAACAGTGTTTTGGTGAGTATGCTCTGCCCATTTGAAAGGCCTTTTTCTCAATCCTTTCGTGGATCACAAAAGCCCCTCTGTGATGATCATTGCAAGGGTGTGTGACATTGCAGCCCTTGCTGTATCATTGTAGTGTATTACTCAGATTAGAGGTAATTGCATTACTTTAACATacagtaaatatttttactaagaTAAATTCCTTCCTCTTTTGCAGGTTT comes from the Vigna radiata var. radiata cultivar VC1973A chromosome 2, Vradiata_ver6, whole genome shotgun sequence genome and includes:
- the LOC106756325 gene encoding glutamate receptor 3.4, producing MAMGRTLFLFVLCLWIPLEVVGRKEPSSPTSVDSSVSSRPKVVKFGALFPMDSVIGRSALPAILAAVKDVNSSTSILPGIDLQVILHSTNCSAFLATMEALQLMENDVVAVVGPLSSGTAHIISHVVNELHVPLLSFGATDPTLSSLQYPYFIRTTQNDYFQMYAVSAFINYHRWREVIAIYVDDDNGRNGISVLGDALSKKRSKISYKAAFSPGASESDISDLLNEVNLMESRVYVLHVNPDTGLAIFSIAKKLGMMGSGYVWIATDWLPSVLDSSESPDPDTMNLLQGIVAFRHHIPDTDLKENLLSSLKSQRAKETVSFNSYAFYAYDSVWLAARALDAYLNEGGNISFSSDPKLQDTNGSLLHLASLRTFDGGPQFLQTILGMNFTGVSGQIEFDMDKNRVHPAYEILNIGGSGSRRIGYWSNHSGLTVVAPETLYLKKSSNTSLMRNQQLYSVIWPGEITTTPRGWVFPNNGQPLRIAVPNRVSYKDFVSKDNNPPGVQGYCIDVFEAALKLLPYPVPRKYMLFGNGVRNPSYNELVEQVAQNNFDAAVGDVTIVTNRTRIVDFTQPFMPSGLVVVVPFKEQKSSPWSFLQPFTTEMWCVTGAFFLFVGSVVWILEHRLNPEFRGSPRKQLITVFWFSFSTMFFSHRENTVSGLGRLVLIIWLFVVLIINSSYTASLTSILTVRQLSSQIEGIDSLISSTLPIGIQDGSFARKYLVDDLNIAESRIVTLKNMEDYIDALQRGPQAGGVVAVVDELPYIELLMSSSQCKFRTVGQEFTKSGWGFAFQRDSPLAVDLSTAILQLSESGDLQRIHDKWLNRKECTTVDVDSNKLALTSFWGLFLICGIACFITLIIFFARIFCQYNKFIPESEKTDEELQPVRRSRRPSRTPSLKKLMVFVDKREAEVKEILRENKKRRHSQSLDDPSVSSTI